A portion of the Pedobacter cryoconitis genome contains these proteins:
- a CDS encoding Crp/Fnr family transcriptional regulator codes for MYEIITQSLRALVDFNDEELFLFMQRLKPLNLKKHDFFLESGKVCKGMVIIQKGGLRYFSRSEKGDYTLGFSFEGDWLGDYESFLLQTPSADYIEALEDSELFVLSYADMQDLYSYSQRFEKFGRLIAERLFIDAVKSKRNLIIQSAEDRYLELIEGKPQILNRLPQHLIASYLGIQPQSLSRIRAKLANRR; via the coding sequence ATGTACGAAATTATAACGCAATCTTTACGTGCTTTGGTAGATTTTAATGATGAGGAGCTTTTCCTGTTCATGCAGCGGCTTAAACCATTGAATTTAAAAAAGCATGACTTTTTTCTTGAATCGGGTAAGGTTTGTAAGGGAATGGTTATTATTCAGAAAGGCGGATTGAGGTATTTTTCAAGAAGTGAAAAGGGTGATTATACCTTAGGATTTTCATTTGAGGGTGATTGGCTTGGTGATTATGAAAGTTTTCTCTTGCAGACGCCATCTGCTGATTATATAGAAGCTTTAGAAGACAGTGAGTTATTTGTTTTAAGTTATGCAGATATGCAGGATTTGTATAGCTATAGTCAGCGTTTTGAAAAGTTTGGCCGGCTAATCGCTGAAAGACTCTTTATCGATGCCGTTAAAAGCAAGCGAAATTTAATTATCCAGTCTGCTGAAGACCGCTATCTGGAATTAATTGAAGGTAAACCTCAGATTTTGAACAGACTTCCTCAACATCTTATCGCCTCTTACCTTGGGATTCAACCGCAAAGCTTAAGCAGGATTCGGGCAAAATTGGCCAACCGACGTTAA
- a CDS encoding ABA4-like family protein, with product MNPANVFSVVGAIAALQWFLLIFLPHWKITQLLVRYRVIPMVLSAIYCIYIIGFFSVQGAGFGSIAEVRTLFNNDQLLLAGWVHYLAFDLLIGFYILQSAQSKAISHILVIPCLILTFMFGPCGYLLYQVIRKIKTSI from the coding sequence ATGAATCCAGCAAATGTTTTTTCAGTCGTCGGGGCAATTGCCGCCCTGCAATGGTTTTTGTTAATCTTCTTGCCTCATTGGAAGATTACACAATTGTTAGTTCGATATCGTGTCATTCCAATGGTTCTTTCTGCCATTTATTGTATATACATTATCGGATTTTTTAGTGTTCAAGGAGCAGGTTTTGGGTCGATTGCTGAAGTAAGAACGCTTTTCAATAACGATCAATTGCTCCTGGCAGGCTGGGTACATTATCTTGCTTTTGATCTTTTGATTGGTTTTTACATTCTTCAATCTGCTCAGTCAAAAGCCATTTCGCACATACTGGTAATTCCATGTCTGATCCTGACTTTTATGTTTGGACCCTGTGGTTATTTACTGTATCAGGTTATACGAAAAATCAAAACTTCCATATGA